The nucleotide sequence GCGGCCGCTGTCGCGCGATTCGGCGGGCTCAGGACACTCCGCCAGGCGGCGCTCGACCACTCCCAGATCGAAGACGCACTGGCGCGAAGCGAGGAAGCAGGAATGCGGGTCTTCGGCGAACTCCTGCGGCGCGAGCGCGCGGAAGTTGGAGCGCAGATCGCGACGATAAGCGATCTGGCCGGGCCGGAGACCGAAGCGCTCGATGAGTTCCTGCTCTTCGGGCGTGAGCGGGCCGGGGTCGATGACTTCTTTCGTATAGCCCGGCTCCCACCACCAGGGAAAGAAGTGGCGGGCGTAGCCGGTTTCCTCGGCGCGCTGCCATTCGTCGTAGAAAACGGAGCCGGCGCCGGCGGGCGTGGATTCGAGCACGATCTCGCCGGCGGGCGGCACGGCGGCGCGCAGGGAAGCCAGGGTTTCCGCCGCCGGGCCGGGCCAGCGGGCCACCTCCGATCCGTGGAGATGACGGATGGTGAGCCCGCGACCGGCGTTGGGGTCCGCCGCGGTCTCCACGCGGTACTCGCTGTCGAGCGCGGGGAAGACGATCTGGCGGACGTTGGCGCGCGAAGTGCGCAGCGCGCCCACGCGCAACCGCGGAGGCAGGTTCGCCAGGAAGCGGTGCACGATGCGGAAGATCTCTTCGGCCGAAGTCTGGTCGTGGGCCACCTGGACCGCAACCGTACCCGGGCGGGTGATGACGCTCAGGAAGTTGCGGGCAGCGATCCAGGTGGTGATGCCCATCTGGCGCGCCTTGAGCACCAGGTTGCGAGCAGCGGCCGCGCGTTCGTACTCCTGCTGCACGCGGTTGGCGGCGAGCGGCACCAGCCTGCCGTCCTTGTTGCGGACGTGAAGAAGGAGTCCGATCAGGCGCGCGCGCATGGCCGGCTGTTCTTCCAGACGACGGCCGGCGGCGAGCAGGGCGTCGAGGTCCTCGTGATACCAGGGTTTGGTTGCGGTCATGTCTTGCTTGCGGTGTTGGCGGTGTCGCCCGCTGCGCGGGCTGAGTTCTCTTATCCAAGCCAACCCAGCCCTTGCGGGCTGGGCTAATCTGTGGCGGCCCTCCGGGCCTTCGCGAGCGGCGACGATGGGGGTGCCGCCCGAAGCGGAGCTTCCCTATGCCAGGACACTGTTGTTCGGGTGGAGATTCCCCGCTGCGCTGGGAATGAAAAACACTTTCACCAGCGAACGACGCGCGGCAGCGTGGCAGGGCCAAGGGGAGGCGCGGCGGCCTCGATCCACTCTACATACCCCCACAGCCCCGTGACGCGGTTGCTGTGTGCGCTGCGATTGGTGTAGCCGATGTCGTAGCTCGCCACCGTGGCCTTGGATTTCGTTCCCAGGTCCACCACCAGATGACTAGCCGTGGTCATCATGGCCCAAGTGTCAGCGGTGCCGTCGCAGCCAACCCCAGTGTCAGGCCCGGAGCTTTGTGTGCCGCCATCATCCCAGATGTCCACGCGGCAGAGGCGAGTGCCCGTGGAGCCGGAAGCGCCGAAGCGGGCCACCAGGTCCATCAGGATCATGTCGGCGTCGGAGGGAATCTCAGAGCCGAGCGTGATGTTGAAACGGTCGGCGGTTCCGGAAGTCCCGATGGTGTTGTAGCCGGAGAGATCATCTGGCGTTCCAGGCATGTCGTCCACGCAGTCGGTGTTCGTCGTCGCTGAGCAGTTGGCCCCGGTCTTGGTCCAAGCCACGGTATCGTCGCTCGTAGGCTCGATGAGAAAGAGCTTGCCCGGCCCGGTCCAGGAGTTCTGGAAAGTGCCGTTGGCATCGTTGACGGCCACATCGTCGAAGAAGCAGGTGGCTGTCGTGGTGTCCACCAGGCCGAACACCCAGTCCTGCACGTCGGTAGCCAGCGTGTCCTCGTTGGTGATGGAAAGGGTCTCCAGCGGCGTGGTGTTTCCGTCCTCATAGATTCGCACTTCCATCTCTCCGCCGGTGTCGGCGAGCAGATGCCGGGCCTCCAGCCGATACCAGGTGTTGGTGGAAAGCGCCTGCGACCCTGTTTGCTCTGTGGCGGTGACATTGTTCCTCAGCCGGATGACGTTCGACGTATTGACGAAGCGCACCGACATGGAAATCGCACCCGCCCCCGTGCGCCGCGTGCTCATCAACTCCGTCACAGTGTTGGGGAAGGTGGAGCAGCGGAAGTACACCCGCATGAAGAAGGTGCCGCTGGTCACCGCCGCCGACCGCTGCCTGCGCACCCAGCGCACACTGCTCGAAGGGGCGGCTTGAATAGCGTAGGTCCCGGAATGCACCGTTGTGGTCTGAAAGGTAGGCGCAGTAGTCGAAGTCCCGGTCCACTCCGTCGTCGTGAAGTCATTGGTCTCAAAGCCGGAGGTGAACAGGCGGTCCGCGAAGGCCGGGCAGGCGACGATCAGTATCAGGAACAGAAGGGCGCGCTTCATTTGCACTTCTCCAGATTGCGGTAATTGCCCGTCCAGTAGTTCTTGTAGAAGACTTCGCCTAGGGCCGCATTGGGCAGGGTGATGGTCCCACCGCCTGAGGAAGCGTCGCTGCCGGTCTGGTTCCACTGCACCTGTGTCGAACTGGGAATGGCCGTCACATCGAAGTTGGTGCCGTTGAAGCTGGCATCGGTGACACCACTCACGTCGATGTTTACGCTGTCGCTGCCCATCTGGTGCGCTGCCGAAGTCGTAGCAGTCACTACATTCGAGGAGCGGGAGATGGTAGAGATGGCCTTGTTAGAACCTATCTCCCATGTCGATACTCCCAGAAAGTCACAGCGCTCTGAACTGTGGTTGCCGCCCATCGACGAATGCGTCAATCCATCGGTCGCCAGAACTCCGTCCACGTAAACCTCGGCAAAGCCTGTCCCATTGCGCCGAATGTAGTGGATTGCATAGGTCTTCCACGTATCGCCAGGCAGGGGATCGAGAACCGGATCGTTGTCGCCACAGGACCCGGATTCGCACTGTTGCTCTAGAATCCCTTCGACCGAAGAGCCGCAGTTGATTTCCGGGCCGGACACCAGAACGTCCCAGTTGCCCTCTACGGTGCCGGTACAATTGCCCTGCGAACGGAAGATTTTTATCTGTCCGTTGGAGCATGACTGTCCGCGCAGAGTGTCCAGGACGGCCTGAGGGACGTAGGCTTGGAAGCAGACCCAGTGGTCTCCGTTCAGGTCCGGGCGCGTGGGTCCTTGGGGCAGGACGGAAGCATTGTTATACCGCAGCCGGGCGCGGGCGAACCCGGCATTGTTCTGTGTGAAGGCGCGCAGACAGTTGCCGCCCCCCGGACAGGACGTGGTGATCTCAATATTGTGATTAGCGTCACAGGCCGTGCTGCAACTGGCGCTAAACGCTCCCAGGCTGGAGGAGAAGTCGTTCTCATAGAAGGTGCGCTTGGGCACGGCTTCTCCGCCGCTCACTGAGCCTCCGCCCACGCTGACCTGACCTTCGAGCAGCAGGCCGGTTCCCAAGATGACAAGCGTCAGGATGGCAGCCAGGGCCCTCACATCGCCCTCCGCGCCGTTCCTTCAATGGCCAACACCTGAAGAACTCCCGTGTAGGCATCGCTGGCATCGCCGCCAAGCCTTTGCAAACGAAAGATGACGGTCTCGTTGGCCGCGCAGCCCGTCGTGGTGATGTTGCTGAAGGTCAGGGTCTTGCGCTGCCCCGCAGTCGTCGGCCCCGCTCCCGTTGCGCTGGTAGTAGTCGTGAAGGTCGGGTTCAGCAAGTCTTCGTCGTTGCCCACGCAGGCTTGCGCCGGTTGCAGGACTATATTGTTCGTCGAACTCGTGTCGCCGGTGTAGGTTATCTTCAAATCCACGGCGGTGGCGGATGCCCAGTCCGCAGGGAATTGCCAATGCCAGTAAGCGGTCGAGGTTGCGGCGTCCGCGAAGGTCAGGACGCCGTAACGCGGTCCCGATCCGATGCAGGCTTTCCCTGCCGCGCCCGAGGTCGGCAGGTCCAGCGCTGAGCCAGCCGTTGTGCCATCGCATCCCCCTGCTGCCCAGTAGAGCTTCGAGGGCAGCGTCACCGTGTTCCCCGTCCCTTCGGCATCGAGCGAGACATTGGTCACGGTGCCAGAAGAGTCGATGCGCGTGGTCCCGCCGGTCTGAAGGGCGGTAGTGGCATTGACCGTGGGCGCGACGACGCTTGTGCCGAAGTATCCGGTTCGGGGGCGGTTGGCACCGCTGGCCCCGATGTCGTTGGCGTTGTCCGTTGCGAACAGCAGATCGGCGCTGCCCAGTGTCACGCTCTGTGAGCCGAAGGCCAGCGTGGGATCGGTCGCTCCGGCATCAAAGGTCCAGGTGAAGCTAGACGCGTTGCCGAAGGTGACGGAGCGAATATCGGTGGTCACAATCTTGCCCGTGATGTCATCAGGCGTCGAGGCGGTGTTCAGCGCCCACTTCACCGGAACATCGTTGCCGGTGATGGAGCCGTCGAGCAGGTTGGCGTCCGTGGCCGGGCTTCCGTTTACGGAGATGGCGTCCCCTCCACCCCCGGCTCCGCCATCATCATCCGAGCAGACGATCTGGTCGCTGGCATTGATGGTCAGCGCACCACCGTTGACGTTCCCGGAACAATTGCCGGTGATGTTCCATCCAGGGACGTAATCGGCAGTAAGGTTCACAGTCTGCCGGAGGCCGAAGTAATTGCTCTTGTCCGGGTCATACCAGCGGACTTCGCTGCCCGTGACCAGGTTGGTCCTCCGCCCCACTTCCTTCCACGGCACTCCCTGGTGCGTCTTGACCAATTGGATGGTGTCGCCGTTGCTCAGCGCCCGGCTCACCCCGCCCTGCAACTGGATGTTAGCGTTGTCTGCGATGGTGGTGAAGGAATCGCTGGCGTGGATAGTGACGACCTGGCCCAGGTAGCCCCCTTGCAAGTCGGTGATAGTGGTCGGGGCGTTGTTCGCCGTGATCCAGACGTCCGAACCGGCAACTGAAGGGGTAGCCGAGTTCAGGGCCAGCACAGGAATGGCCTCGGTGTTGTCCGAGCGCGACTGCGGGATGACCTTGCCTGAACCGAGGTCGAAGTTCCTACCGATGGCGACACGGGTGCCTGCCCCGTCCACTCCGTAGGAAGTCGGCAATTCCATCGCCTCGACCAGGAAGTTCCCGATGGTGACGTTGCCGTCGGTCCAGTTGTCCACCGCCAGACCGCCGCCCACGACGATGCCGTAGTCCGAGCGGTCGTTTGCGCCAGTCAGCGAACGAACGGTGTTGTTGGTGACGTAGATGCGCGTCTTGTTGACTAGTGCGATGCCCGCCCACGGGCCGGACACTCCCAGGGTCTTGCCCACGCCGTTGAAGCCGAAGCCGTCGATTAGGTTCCCGTGGACGAACAGGTCCTGCGTCGAACTTCCGCCCAGCACGATGCCCTGGCCGTAGCAGCGATAGAGCGAGTTCTTGGCCACGACGACGCGGATCGCCCCGATGCTCTGGCCTAGCTGGATACAGGGGTTATTCTGCGTCCCGGAGAACTGTCCGGCGTCGCGGATGGTGTTGCCGGAGATGATGTTCCAGCCCGTCTGTACGGTGTTGTTCTCGATAGAGATGGCCGCGTTCTTGGTCGCCTCGAAGGTGTTGTCAGAGATGAGCGAGTTCATCCCGGCGAACTCCACGCCGAAGTTGCCCATCTTGTAGAAGTGGTTGCCCGCGATA is from Terriglobales bacterium and encodes:
- a CDS encoding right-handed parallel beta-helix repeat-containing protein translates to MKRFLYCLISIALAAGLMPPLRAQGPATTAIIDVVYRADGTPASGTLFITWPAFETAQGNAVAAGSRSVALGPGGTLNVSLVPNEGATPPGSFYRVVYQLDDRSTSEELWSVPALSPTTIAAVRASIVPSGVAMQVASRQYVDNAIANITTTNTSFHNIRLCDAFSGADAGAKIAACIAALPSSGGVADARGLEGSQTISSTITINKPVKLLLGAATYELAVSGSSPAISITSSNVTIEGAGDETVLHVTTWGCASTKFSYIKAGNESASIENVHLSDFKFAGENPQGSPVTGCDAQGPTYGILFGPLAATASLSNSSVSNVLFEKLGGAGINFSGGNVNGEPQSRNNQARNNRFVNGSWDGINAFSGGVSDAIIAGNHFYKMGNFGVEFAGMNSLISDNTFEATKNAAISIENNTVQTGWNIISGNTIRDAGQFSGTQNNPCIQLGQSIGAIRVVVAKNSLYRCYGQGIVLGGSSTQDLFVHGNLIDGFGFNGVGKTLGVSGPWAGIALVNKTRIYVTNNTVRSLTGANDRSDYGIVVGGGLAVDNWTDGNVTIGNFLVEAMELPTSYGVDGAGTRVAIGRNFDLGSGKVIPQSRSDNTEAIPVLALNSATPSVAGSDVWITANNAPTTITDLQGGYLGQVVTIHASDSFTTIADNANIQLQGGVSRALSNGDTIQLVKTHQGVPWKEVGRRTNLVTGSEVRWYDPDKSNYFGLRQTVNLTADYVPGWNITGNCSGNVNGGALTINASDQIVCSDDDGGAGGGGDAISVNGSPATDANLLDGSITGNDVPVKWALNTASTPDDITGKIVTTDIRSVTFGNASSFTWTFDAGATDPTLAFGSQSVTLGSADLLFATDNANDIGASGANRPRTGYFGTSVVAPTVNATTALQTGGTTRIDSSGTVTNVSLDAEGTGNTVTLPSKLYWAAGGCDGTTAGSALDLPTSGAAGKACIGSGPRYGVLTFADAATSTAYWHWQFPADWASATAVDLKITYTGDTSSTNNIVLQPAQACVGNDEDLLNPTFTTTTSATGAGPTTAGQRKTLTFSNITTTGCAANETVIFRLQRLGGDASDAYTGVLQVLAIEGTARRAM